One window of Leucoraja erinacea ecotype New England chromosome 37, Leri_hhj_1, whole genome shotgun sequence genomic DNA carries:
- the pdap1a gene encoding pdgfa associated protein 1a → MPRGGKRGHKGRAKQFTNPDEIDAQMKAEKEKAKDLPENAGDADSDESSDDDDSEPKKKGVEGIIEIENPNRIVQKNKKIAEVDLNPRNRELSRREREEIEKQQARERYMKLHLEGKTEQARADLARLAIIRKQREDAAKKRETDKKVKDTKA, encoded by the exons GTAAACGAGGCCACAAGGGGCGGGCAAAACAATTTACAAACCCAGATGAGATTGATGCTCAGATGAAAGCAGAGAAAGAAAAG GCCAAAGATCTACCTGAGAACGCGGGTGATGCTGACTCTGATGAAAGCAGTGATGATGATGATTCTGAG CCCAAGAAGAAAGGAGTGGAAGGTATAATAGAGATTGAGAACCCCAACCGAATAGTACAGAAAAACAAGAAAATAGCTGAAGTGGATCTCAATCCCCGAAACCGAGAACTCTCCAGGCGAGAAAG GGAAGAGATTGAGAAGCAGCAAGCCCGGGAGAGGTATATGAAACTCCACCTGGAGGGGAAGACGGAGCAGGCGCGGGCAGACTTGGCGCGGCTTGCCATCATACGGAAGCAGCGGGAAGATGCAGCCAAGAAACGGGAGACTGACAAGAAAG TGAAAGACACGAAAGCCTAA